One genomic window of Cupriavidus malaysiensis includes the following:
- a CDS encoding porin — protein sequence MKKLLLAAAASALMAQGAHAQTSVTLYGVVTAAVQYVNHAQNTVGGVLAPGSGSAVLMNSSGIANSRWGLRGTEDLGGGLQGVFVLENQFATENGQLAGGLMFGRQAYVGLNSRAYGKVTFGRQYTSSFFALANFMPTAYAPEFEPVVGFAGPNFRESNMAQYTGTFGPVTLYTHWSFGERAGSVTAGSAYGAGATYFSNGFGIGVGYDEVKTLNTAEATGASGGSDYGRDMRAAIGLSYMLGPVKLMGGYRWGNSVAPATGTPTLLPHRDDMYWAGVNWQALPALQLTLAWYYDNIKRANIGGTVVNPPNPQQYLALADYNLSKRTDLFAAVIYAHNASLNWDNIGYLPSGQSVGYLPATAQTYYKTPGSSGQLGISLGIRTIF from the coding sequence ATGAAGAAGCTGTTGCTTGCCGCCGCCGCATCGGCGCTGATGGCGCAGGGCGCCCACGCCCAGACCTCCGTGACCCTGTACGGGGTGGTGACCGCCGCCGTGCAGTACGTCAACCACGCGCAGAACACCGTCGGCGGCGTGCTGGCGCCCGGCAGCGGCTCGGCCGTGCTGATGAACTCGTCCGGTATCGCCAACTCGCGCTGGGGCCTGCGCGGCACCGAGGACCTGGGGGGCGGCCTGCAGGGCGTGTTCGTGCTGGAGAACCAGTTCGCCACCGAGAACGGCCAGCTCGCCGGCGGCCTGATGTTCGGCCGCCAGGCCTATGTCGGCCTGAACAGCCGCGCCTACGGCAAGGTCACCTTCGGCCGGCAGTACACCTCGTCCTTCTTCGCGCTGGCGAACTTCATGCCCACCGCCTACGCGCCCGAGTTCGAACCGGTGGTCGGCTTCGCCGGCCCCAATTTCCGCGAAAGCAATATGGCGCAGTACACCGGCACCTTCGGCCCGGTCACGCTCTACACGCACTGGTCGTTCGGCGAGCGCGCCGGTTCGGTGACGGCGGGCTCGGCCTACGGCGCCGGCGCGACCTACTTCAGCAACGGCTTCGGCATCGGCGTCGGCTACGACGAAGTGAAGACGCTGAACACGGCCGAGGCGACCGGCGCCTCCGGTGGCAGCGACTACGGGCGCGACATGCGTGCCGCCATCGGCCTCAGCTACATGCTGGGCCCGGTCAAGCTGATGGGCGGGTACCGTTGGGGCAATTCGGTGGCGCCGGCCACCGGCACGCCGACACTGCTGCCGCATCGCGACGATATGTACTGGGCCGGCGTGAACTGGCAGGCGTTGCCGGCGCTGCAACTGACGCTGGCGTGGTACTACGACAATATCAAGCGCGCGAACATCGGCGGCACCGTGGTCAATCCGCCCAACCCGCAGCAATACCTGGCGCTGGCCGACTACAACCTGTCCAAGCGCACCGACCTGTTCGCCGCCGTCATCTACGCGCACAACGCTTCGCTGAACTGGGACAACATCGGCTACCTGCCGAGCGGGCAATCCGTCGGCTACCTGCCCGCCACCGCGCAGACCTACTACAAGACGCCGGGTTCCAGCGGGCAACTGGGCATCTCCCTGGGCATCCGCACCATCTTCTGA
- a CDS encoding DUF1254 domain-containing protein, with product MHDDTTLHARIRDALVYSFPVHDVAQTRWQFTQNPDNHSQRGAPPNVLHHNRRLLNHRARTVTMPNNDTLYSIAWLDLSGGPLLLWLPDMQDRYYSFAFLDIFTNNAACIGRRTTGTAATGFLLAGPGWQGEAPAGTRLLRLPSNDIWALGRVLVDGEEDLPAVHALQDAMRLAPLDAGSTPRLLQARPDERSPEHYLELVNEVMGRNPVPAHEQALVAGYADLGLRPGARNAWQALDPAVRQAWTETHAANLHALRKAPPDTSYRSGRGGSWSSGVDHLGNFGDDYAYRAFVSLVGLGALEREEAIYFTALTDGRGEALDGAHRYRLAIPADMQVDAFWSLTMYEFAPDGRRFFTDNPLQRYALGDRTPGLVRHADGSFDIWLQHAAPDSADARANWLPAPAGRFSLALRFYQPRRALLDRSFDMPEVERVD from the coding sequence ATGCACGACGACACCACCCTGCACGCGCGCATCCGCGACGCGCTGGTCTACAGCTTCCCGGTCCACGACGTGGCGCAGACCCGCTGGCAGTTCACGCAGAACCCGGATAACCACAGCCAGCGCGGCGCGCCGCCCAATGTGCTGCATCACAACCGGCGCCTGCTCAACCACCGCGCGCGCACCGTCACCATGCCGAACAACGACACGCTGTACTCGATCGCCTGGCTGGACCTGTCGGGCGGGCCGCTGCTGCTGTGGCTGCCGGATATGCAGGACCGCTACTACAGCTTCGCCTTCCTCGACATCTTCACCAACAACGCCGCCTGCATCGGCCGGCGCACCACCGGCACGGCCGCCACTGGCTTCCTGCTGGCCGGCCCCGGCTGGCAGGGCGAGGCGCCGGCCGGCACCCGGCTGCTGCGGCTGCCCAGCAACGACATCTGGGCCCTGGGCCGCGTGCTGGTCGACGGCGAGGAAGACCTGCCCGCCGTGCACGCGCTGCAGGACGCCATGCGCCTCGCGCCGCTCGACGCCGGCAGCACGCCCAGGCTGCTGCAGGCGCGGCCCGACGAGCGCTCGCCCGAGCACTACCTGGAACTGGTCAACGAGGTGATGGGCCGCAACCCCGTGCCCGCGCACGAGCAGGCGCTGGTGGCGGGCTACGCCGACCTCGGCCTGCGCCCCGGCGCGCGCAACGCCTGGCAGGCGCTGGACCCGGCGGTGCGCCAGGCCTGGACCGAGACCCACGCCGCCAACCTGCACGCCCTGCGCAAGGCGCCGCCCGACACCTCCTATCGCAGCGGGCGCGGCGGCAGCTGGTCGTCCGGGGTCGACCACCTGGGCAACTTCGGCGACGACTATGCCTACCGGGCCTTCGTCTCCCTGGTCGGGCTGGGCGCGCTGGAGCGCGAGGAAGCGATCTACTTCACCGCGCTGACCGACGGCCGGGGCGAAGCCCTCGACGGCGCCCACCGCTACCGGCTGGCCATTCCCGCCGACATGCAGGTGGACGCCTTCTGGTCACTGACGATGTACGAATTCGCGCCCGACGGGCGTCGCTTCTTCACCGACAACCCGCTGCAGCGCTACGCGCTGGGCGACCGCACGCCCGGCCTGGTCCGGCACGCCGATGGTTCCTTCGACATCTGGCTGCAGCACGCGGCGCCCGACAGCGCCGACGCGCGTGCCAACTGGCTGCCGGCGCCGGCCGGCCGCTTCTCGCTGGCACTGCGCTTCTACCAGCCCCGGCGCGCGCTGCTGGACCGCAGCTTCGATATGCCGGAAGTCGAGCGGGTCGACTGA
- a CDS encoding Bug family tripartite tricarboxylate transporter substrate binding protein produces MHATPSLAPSHRAARAPARRRSPSHAWRFGTALLAATSLAAGAAPAQEAAWPSHPIRLVVASGAGSGTDIFARVFAEQLGKALGQPLVVDNKPGANGILGSAAVAKARPDGYTLLFTYAASIVINATLQPALPYDAQKDLVPVAQVGSGGNLLVVSPDLPVHDIRELAAYVRAQPQGLDYASWGIGSGGHLTMESLKAQTGLKLRHVPYKTVSQILTDMQGGIVKLAFVDASSPLPLIRAGKLRPIAVSGTRRAPAFPALATMTEQGYPFQADSWYGLFVPAGTPPAIVQRLNAEMNRALAAPALRERFTAYNMGTPPIKSVQQFADTVRADTRMWGDVIRAAGVTPE; encoded by the coding sequence ATGCATGCCACGCCATCCCTTGCCCCGTCCCATCGCGCCGCGCGGGCGCCTGCGCGCCGGCGCTCTCCCTCGCACGCCTGGCGGTTCGGCACCGCACTGCTGGCCGCCACCAGCCTGGCGGCCGGCGCCGCACCCGCGCAGGAAGCGGCCTGGCCGTCCCACCCGATCCGCCTGGTGGTGGCCTCCGGCGCGGGCAGCGGCACCGACATCTTCGCGCGGGTCTTCGCCGAACAGCTCGGCAAGGCGCTCGGCCAGCCGCTGGTGGTGGACAACAAGCCGGGCGCCAACGGCATCCTCGGCAGCGCCGCGGTGGCCAAGGCCAGGCCCGACGGCTACACCCTGCTGTTCACCTACGCCGCCTCCATCGTCATCAACGCCACGCTGCAGCCGGCCCTGCCCTACGATGCGCAGAAGGACCTCGTGCCGGTGGCGCAGGTCGGCTCGGGCGGCAACCTGCTGGTGGTCTCGCCCGACCTGCCGGTGCACGATATCCGCGAGCTGGCCGCCTACGTGCGCGCACAGCCGCAGGGGCTGGACTATGCCTCGTGGGGCATCGGCTCGGGCGGCCACCTGACCATGGAATCGCTGAAGGCGCAGACCGGCCTGAAGCTGCGCCACGTGCCCTACAAGACCGTCTCGCAGATCCTGACCGATATGCAGGGCGGCATCGTCAAGCTCGCCTTCGTCGACGCCAGCTCGCCGCTGCCGCTGATCCGCGCCGGCAAGCTGCGGCCCATCGCCGTCTCCGGCACGCGCCGCGCGCCCGCCTTTCCCGCGCTGGCCACCATGACCGAGCAGGGCTACCCCTTCCAGGCCGACAGCTGGTACGGTCTGTTCGTCCCGGCCGGCACGCCGCCGGCCATCGTGCAGCGCCTGAACGCCGAGATGAACCGCGCGCTGGCCGCGCCGGCGCTGCGCGAGCGCTTCACCGCCTACAACATGGGCACGCCGCCGATCAAGAGCGTGCAGCAGTTCGCCGACACCGTGCGCGCCGACACGCGCATGTGGGGCGACGTGATCCGCGCCGCCGGCGTCACGCCGGAGTAA
- a CDS encoding acetate--CoA ligase family protein: MPDTTTPASAAVSASLDSFFSPRSIAIVGASASAGKIGAIPLRYQLECGYQGKVYPINPARAEVQGVRAWPSLRGVEAPIDLAVFAVPSAQVDGALDDAIAAGVRNIVLFSAGYAEVGADGAAMQRRLADKARAAGIRLLGPNCLGFMNVAQDVYATFSPVVGAGKARAGSIAIVSQSGAFGAYAYALARERGLGLSWWATTGNEADIQVADCIAWLAADPATRVILAYLEGCRDGERLKAALALARAHGKPVVAVKVGRTGLGAAAAASHTASLAGDDAVYDALFRQYGVWRAHGIEEFFSIGYALSVGRLPPNDKLGLLTVSGGVGALMADDAADAGLDVAPMPEAAQRWLTERVPFAAPRNPVDVTGQVTSDPGLLEATAQRMLGDGGYGSLLVFLAAGGLSPSMAPVQTRMAAALRAAWPDRLIVFSTLSHAPLRAELDALGCPSFDEPGRAVRVVAALNHFRRHLGSGAAAPAPTPVLPALALARGTQNEADSMALLGAHGLPCVPCRAARDADAAVAAAEALGYPVALKVLSRDILHKSDIGGVALGLADAGAVRAACARLQDNLARHAPQAVREGFLVARMAARGGIECILGAHRDPVLGPVVMFGLGGVNVEVFQDVSFRLAPVDRAGALEMIGALRAAPLLCGHRGQPPADLDALADAIAALSRLAAAAGDSLESIDINPLLAYPAGAGALALDAVVTGTAATAGPAA; the protein is encoded by the coding sequence ATGCCAGACACCACCACCCCAGCCTCCGCCGCTGTCTCCGCCTCCCTCGACAGCTTCTTCTCGCCGCGCAGCATCGCCATCGTCGGCGCCTCGGCCAGCGCCGGCAAGATCGGCGCGATCCCGCTGCGCTACCAGCTCGAATGCGGCTACCAGGGCAAGGTCTATCCGATCAACCCGGCCCGCGCCGAAGTGCAGGGGGTGCGTGCCTGGCCGTCGCTGCGCGGGGTGGAAGCGCCCATCGACCTGGCCGTGTTCGCGGTGCCGTCGGCACAGGTGGACGGCGCGCTGGACGATGCCATCGCCGCCGGCGTGCGCAATATCGTGCTGTTCTCGGCCGGCTACGCCGAGGTCGGCGCCGACGGCGCGGCCATGCAGCGCCGCCTGGCCGACAAGGCGCGCGCGGCGGGCATCCGCCTGCTCGGACCGAACTGCCTGGGCTTCATGAACGTGGCGCAGGATGTCTACGCCACCTTCTCGCCGGTGGTCGGCGCCGGCAAGGCACGCGCGGGCTCGATCGCCATCGTCAGCCAGAGCGGCGCCTTCGGCGCCTATGCCTACGCGCTGGCGCGCGAGCGCGGCCTGGGGCTGTCCTGGTGGGCCACCACCGGCAACGAGGCCGACATCCAGGTGGCCGACTGCATCGCCTGGCTGGCCGCCGACCCCGCCACGCGCGTGATCCTGGCCTATCTCGAAGGCTGCCGCGACGGCGAGCGCCTCAAGGCCGCGCTGGCGCTGGCGCGCGCGCACGGCAAGCCGGTGGTGGCGGTCAAGGTGGGACGCACCGGCCTGGGCGCCGCCGCGGCCGCCTCGCACACCGCTTCGCTGGCAGGCGACGACGCCGTCTACGATGCGCTGTTCCGCCAGTACGGCGTGTGGCGCGCGCACGGCATCGAGGAGTTCTTCAGCATCGGCTACGCGCTCTCGGTGGGGCGGCTGCCGCCCAACGACAAGCTCGGGCTGCTGACCGTCTCCGGCGGCGTCGGCGCGCTGATGGCGGACGACGCCGCCGACGCCGGCCTGGACGTGGCACCCATGCCGGAGGCGGCGCAGCGCTGGCTGACCGAACGGGTGCCGTTCGCGGCGCCGCGCAACCCGGTCGACGTGACCGGGCAGGTCACCTCCGACCCGGGCCTGCTCGAAGCCACCGCGCAGCGCATGCTGGGCGACGGCGGCTATGGCAGCCTGCTGGTTTTCCTCGCCGCCGGCGGGCTGTCGCCATCGATGGCGCCGGTGCAGACGCGCATGGCGGCGGCGCTGCGTGCCGCCTGGCCCGATCGCCTGATCGTGTTCAGCACCCTGTCGCATGCGCCGCTGCGCGCCGAGCTGGACGCGCTGGGCTGCCCCAGCTTCGACGAGCCTGGCCGCGCGGTGCGCGTGGTGGCCGCGCTCAACCACTTCCGCCGCCACCTGGGCAGCGGCGCCGCAGCGCCCGCGCCGACACCGGTGCTGCCTGCGCTGGCGCTGGCGCGCGGCACGCAGAACGAGGCGGACTCGATGGCCCTGCTGGGCGCGCACGGCCTGCCCTGCGTGCCCTGCCGTGCCGCGCGCGATGCCGATGCCGCCGTGGCCGCCGCCGAGGCGCTCGGCTACCCGGTGGCACTCAAGGTGCTGTCGCGCGACATCCTGCACAAGAGCGATATCGGCGGGGTAGCGCTCGGGCTCGCCGACGCCGGCGCGGTGCGCGCCGCCTGCGCGCGCCTGCAGGACAACCTCGCGCGCCACGCGCCGCAGGCCGTGCGCGAAGGCTTCCTGGTGGCACGCATGGCCGCGCGCGGCGGCATCGAGTGCATCCTCGGCGCGCACCGCGACCCGGTGCTGGGGCCGGTGGTGATGTTCGGCCTGGGCGGCGTCAACGTCGAGGTGTTCCAGGACGTCAGCTTCCGCCTGGCGCCGGTCGATCGCGCCGGCGCGCTGGAGATGATCGGCGCGCTGCGCGCCGCGCCGCTGCTGTGCGGCCATCGGGGGCAGCCGCCGGCCGACCTCGACGCGCTGGCCGACGCCATCGCCGCGCTGTCGCGCCTGGCCGCGGCGGCGGGCGATTCGCTCGAGTCGATCGACATCAACCCCTTGCTCGCCTACCCCGCCGGCGCAGGCGCGCTCGCCCTCGATGCGGTGGTGACCGGAACCGCGGCGACAGCGGGACCGGCCGCTTGA
- a CDS encoding alkyl sulfatase dimerization domain-containing protein — translation MTDNTRKAGADRTPLDTGSGIEPVAAGVWLLRGQGQSFVAEIDEGLVVVDAGPGGRVTAGMIASLREVSTRPVVALCYSHGHVGYNAGVPLWLEDAVQRGHARPRLVAHANVPARYARYRRTEGLQNRINALQFRRQPDQAAGLLRLHDPDQTYAEQLVLGSGARRVHLLWAPSETDDVSAVWVPGARVLYGSAAVIDSIPNIGTPFRTLRDTLRWAGTLERLADLRPLKVVREFGAVLEGEETVQRVLGHTAGALRWLHAEVVRLMNEGRGERELLAEITYPPEWFDVPWMKPTYGDPSYIVRDIYRSENGWWDRNPTSLHPAPPAAAAAELAAAIADKGALLRHAEALAARGEHQLALHVIDALATVPDGGPGAAPEIAQARRLKAAWLRERAGQVRSYVSRSIYLGCADRIEDGSAAAFGMR, via the coding sequence ATGACAGACAACACACGCAAGGCCGGCGCCGACCGGACCCCGCTCGACACCGGCAGCGGCATCGAGCCGGTCGCCGCGGGCGTCTGGCTGCTGCGCGGCCAGGGACAGAGCTTCGTGGCCGAGATCGACGAAGGCCTGGTGGTGGTGGACGCCGGCCCGGGCGGGCGCGTCACCGCCGGCATGATCGCCAGCCTGCGCGAGGTCAGCACGCGGCCGGTGGTCGCGCTGTGCTACAGCCATGGCCACGTCGGCTACAACGCCGGCGTGCCGTTGTGGCTGGAGGATGCGGTGCAGCGCGGGCACGCGCGCCCGCGCCTGGTCGCCCATGCCAACGTGCCGGCCCGCTATGCGCGCTACCGCCGCACCGAAGGCCTGCAGAACCGCATCAATGCGCTGCAGTTCCGCCGCCAGCCGGACCAGGCCGCCGGCCTGCTGCGCCTGCACGATCCGGACCAGACCTATGCCGAGCAGCTGGTGCTGGGCAGCGGCGCGCGCCGTGTCCACCTGCTGTGGGCGCCGTCGGAGACCGACGACGTCAGCGCGGTGTGGGTGCCCGGGGCGCGCGTGCTGTACGGCAGCGCCGCGGTCATCGACTCGATTCCGAACATCGGCACGCCCTTCCGCACGCTGCGCGACACCCTGCGCTGGGCCGGCACGCTGGAGCGCCTGGCCGACCTGCGCCCGCTCAAGGTAGTGCGCGAGTTCGGCGCGGTGCTGGAGGGCGAGGAGACCGTGCAGCGCGTGCTGGGCCATACCGCCGGCGCGCTGCGCTGGCTGCACGCCGAGGTGGTGCGGCTGATGAACGAAGGCCGCGGCGAGCGCGAGCTGCTGGCCGAGATCACCTATCCGCCCGAGTGGTTCGACGTGCCCTGGATGAAACCGACCTACGGTGATCCGAGCTATATCGTGCGGGACATCTACCGCTCGGAGAACGGCTGGTGGGACCGCAACCCGACCAGCCTGCATCCGGCGCCCCCGGCCGCGGCCGCCGCCGAGCTGGCCGCCGCCATCGCCGACAAGGGCGCGCTGCTGCGCCACGCCGAGGCCCTGGCCGCGCGCGGCGAGCACCAGCTCGCGCTGCACGTCATCGACGCGCTGGCCACCGTGCCCGACGGCGGGCCCGGTGCAGCACCCGAGATCGCGCAGGCCCGCCGGCTCAAGGCGGCGTGGCTGCGCGAGCGCGCCGGCCAGGTGCGCAGCTATGTGTCGCGCAGCATCTACCTGGGCTGCGCCGACCGCATCGAAGACGGCAGCGCGGCGGCCTTCGGCATGCGCTGA
- a CDS encoding MFS transporter → MADTLTTSPPQGTARADADGAPAAAAGVYQPRKAWAIATWLTAFSAINFLDKVVLGMVAVPLMRDLQLTPTQFGVVAGSFFWLFSISAAVVGFVGNRVPARWLLLAMAVLWSLVQFPVALASSATALLVSRVILGAGEGPGFPVSVHALYKWFPHEKRNLPVSLINQGATIGLLLAGLGVPLVTHQWGWRANFVVLAAASLLWALGWLIWGREGTLRTEVQAGGSEPARAQAPVSYRRLLTDTTVLCGFLTGFAAYWGLALALTWLPSYLEQGLGFDAAAAGRMFAIIVAAGVPVSMGLSWCSQRMLRRGASSRSARVVFSCVCVGLGGVLLLALPLLPLPPGGKVALLAVSAVLPPITFALGPAVLGEIVPDAQRSALIAISTAVSTSAGAVAPVVMGKLVQAQSHAGAAHGFELGFGVCGAVMVAGCLVGILGQHPERTRQRLRA, encoded by the coding sequence ATGGCAGACACGCTGACGACTTCACCGCCGCAAGGCACCGCCCGGGCCGACGCGGATGGCGCTCCGGCCGCCGCCGCTGGCGTCTACCAGCCGCGCAAGGCCTGGGCCATCGCCACCTGGCTGACCGCTTTCTCGGCCATCAACTTCCTCGACAAGGTCGTGCTCGGCATGGTGGCGGTGCCGCTGATGCGCGACCTGCAACTCACCCCGACCCAGTTCGGCGTGGTTGCCGGCAGCTTCTTCTGGCTGTTCTCGATCTCCGCGGCGGTGGTCGGCTTCGTCGGCAACCGGGTGCCGGCACGCTGGCTGCTGCTGGCGATGGCGGTGTTGTGGTCGCTGGTGCAGTTCCCGGTGGCGCTGGCTTCCAGCGCCACCGCGCTGCTGGTCTCGCGCGTCATCCTCGGCGCGGGCGAGGGGCCCGGCTTCCCGGTCTCGGTCCACGCGCTCTACAAGTGGTTCCCGCACGAGAAGCGCAACCTGCCGGTCTCGCTGATCAACCAGGGCGCCACCATCGGCCTGCTGCTGGCCGGCCTGGGCGTGCCGCTGGTGACCCATCAGTGGGGCTGGCGCGCCAATTTCGTCGTGCTGGCCGCCGCGTCGCTGCTGTGGGCGCTGGGCTGGCTGATCTGGGGGCGCGAAGGCACGCTGCGCACCGAGGTGCAGGCGGGCGGCAGCGAGCCGGCGCGCGCGCAGGCGCCCGTGTCCTACCGCCGCCTGCTGACCGACACCACCGTGCTGTGCGGCTTCCTGACCGGCTTCGCTGCCTACTGGGGGCTGGCCCTGGCCCTCACCTGGCTGCCGTCCTACCTGGAACAGGGCCTGGGCTTCGACGCCGCCGCCGCCGGCCGCATGTTCGCCATCATCGTGGCGGCGGGCGTGCCGGTCAGCATGGGCCTGAGCTGGTGCTCGCAGCGCATGCTGCGCCGCGGCGCCTCCTCGCGCTCCGCGCGCGTGGTGTTCAGCTGCGTCTGTGTCGGCCTCGGCGGCGTGCTGCTGCTGGCACTGCCGCTGCTGCCGCTGCCGCCGGGCGGCAAGGTGGCGCTGCTGGCGGTGTCCGCGGTGCTGCCGCCGATCACCTTCGCGCTCGGACCGGCCGTGCTCGGCGAGATCGTGCCGGACGCGCAGCGCAGCGCGCTCATCGCCATCAGCACTGCGGTCTCCACCAGCGCCGGTGCCGTCGCGCCGGTGGTGATGGGGAAGCTGGTGCAGGCGCAGTCCCACGCCGGCGCCGCGCACGGCTTCGAACTCGGCTTCGGCGTATGCGGCGCGGTGATGGTGGCGGGCTGCCTGGTCGGCATCCTCGGCCAGCACCCGGAGCGCACCAGGCAGCGCCTGCGCGCCTGA
- a CDS encoding TetR/AcrR family transcriptional regulator → MRYWQMSRVRNRSLSSFLADASVMDPPPGPAPAPRKAAPAGTPGAPAANPLENETARRMLEIAERLFAEHGVELVPLRQIVVEAGQRNRSALHYHFGSREALVSHLLNFRLAQVNVLRDRYLDEVEAAGLGGDVRTIVEASISALADTICDTPWGARYVKVLAQATLSPGLVNEEMIDPAAMSGVIRARRLIAAALPGIPRKVMHHRQQWFNQSVVYALAQWCQQSEGKPEQPPVADLADYCTAALTAPVSKGRRVWRSSKGRAA, encoded by the coding sequence ATGAGGTATTGGCAGATGAGCCGCGTGCGCAACCGATCGCTCTCCTCCTTCCTGGCCGACGCCAGCGTGATGGACCCGCCGCCCGGCCCGGCGCCTGCCCCGCGCAAGGCGGCGCCCGCCGGCACGCCCGGCGCCCCGGCCGCCAACCCGCTGGAGAACGAGACCGCGCGGCGCATGCTGGAGATCGCCGAGCGCCTCTTTGCCGAGCACGGCGTGGAACTGGTGCCGCTGCGCCAGATCGTGGTGGAGGCGGGCCAGCGCAACCGCTCCGCGCTGCACTATCACTTCGGCTCGCGCGAGGCCCTGGTCAGCCACCTGCTGAACTTCCGCCTGGCCCAGGTCAACGTGCTGCGCGACCGCTACCTGGACGAGGTCGAGGCCGCCGGCCTGGGCGGCGACGTGCGCACCATCGTCGAGGCCTCGATCAGCGCGCTGGCCGATACCATCTGCGACACGCCGTGGGGCGCGCGCTACGTCAAGGTGCTGGCGCAGGCTACCCTGAGCCCGGGCCTGGTCAACGAGGAGATGATCGATCCGGCGGCCATGTCCGGCGTGATCCGCGCGCGCCGCCTGATCGCCGCTGCGCTGCCCGGCATCCCGCGCAAGGTGATGCATCACCGGCAGCAGTGGTTCAACCAGAGCGTGGTCTACGCGCTGGCGCAGTGGTGCCAGCAGTCCGAGGGCAAGCCAGAGCAGCCACCCGTGGCCGACCTGGCCGACTACTGCACCGCCGCGCTGACCGCGCCGGTCAGCAAGGGGCGCCGCGTCTGGCGCAGCAGCAAGGGCCGCGCGGCCTGA
- a CDS encoding nucleoside 2-deoxyribosyltransferase: MPTIYLAGFDVFRRDAIAHGEALKALCATYGCDGLYPLDHALPPGLSGPAAAQWIYQANLALIRRADLLMANLDDFRGPGEPDAGTAFEVGYAVALGKPVWAYSADAGTLLERVAVVTDAEGRGLDARGYVVEDFGLGKNLMLACAARMVQGGARECLQAIARAAS; the protein is encoded by the coding sequence ATGCCCACCATCTATCTCGCCGGCTTCGACGTGTTCCGCCGCGATGCCATCGCCCACGGCGAAGCGCTCAAGGCGCTGTGCGCCACCTACGGCTGCGACGGCCTCTACCCGCTCGACCATGCCCTGCCGCCCGGGCTGAGCGGTCCCGCCGCGGCGCAGTGGATCTACCAGGCCAATCTCGCGCTGATCCGGCGCGCCGACCTGCTGATGGCCAACCTGGACGACTTCCGCGGCCCGGGCGAGCCGGATGCCGGCACCGCCTTCGAGGTCGGCTACGCGGTGGCGCTGGGCAAGCCGGTGTGGGCCTACAGCGCCGATGCCGGCACGCTGCTGGAGCGCGTGGCGGTGGTGACCGACGCCGAGGGCCGCGGCCTCGATGCGCGCGGCTACGTGGTGGAGGACTTCGGCCTGGGCAAGAACCTGATGCTGGCGTGCGCGGCGCGCATGGTGCAGGGTGGCGCGCGCGAATGCCTGCAGGCGATCGCACGCGCGGCGTCCTAG
- a CDS encoding PqiC family protein, whose translation MNRPRFDARRTDPRRLPAATARTGAATLANTLAAAALAALLAGCASPEPRYYTLAQASGTGAAAAPQATPQGKPVWIEVAPVHVPERLNRAELVVGEDGSADGDSRLRRLELARWSAPLPDELRDALSQRLQAALDAQDTYRQGLSGVEPVYRITADVVRLDAAPGGRAGALINWTVRRLPDGKLASGQSRADLPAGSGVDGVVAAYRQILAGAADDIAGGVRALQP comes from the coding sequence ATGAACCGCCCCCGATTCGACGCCCGCCGCACCGACCCGCGCCGCCTGCCGGCCGCCACTGCGCGCACCGGCGCGGCAACCCTGGCGAACACCCTTGCCGCGGCCGCCCTGGCTGCCCTGCTGGCCGGCTGCGCCTCGCCCGAGCCGCGCTACTACACGCTGGCGCAGGCCAGCGGCACCGGCGCGGCCGCCGCGCCGCAGGCCACGCCTCAAGGCAAACCCGTGTGGATCGAAGTAGCGCCGGTACACGTGCCCGAGCGCCTGAACCGCGCCGAACTGGTGGTGGGCGAGGACGGCAGCGCCGATGGCGACAGCCGGCTGCGCCGCCTCGAACTGGCGCGCTGGTCGGCGCCGCTGCCCGATGAGCTGCGCGATGCGCTGTCGCAGCGCCTGCAGGCCGCGCTGGACGCCCAGGACACTTACCGGCAGGGCCTGTCCGGCGTCGAGCCAGTCTACCGAATCACCGCCGACGTGGTGCGCCTGGATGCCGCGCCCGGCGGCCGCGCCGGCGCCCTGATCAACTGGACCGTGCGGCGGCTGCCGGACGGCAAGCTGGCCAGCGGCCAGAGCCGTGCCGACCTGCCGGCCGGCAGCGGTGTGGACGGCGTGGTGGCGGCCTACCGCCAGATCCTGGCGGGCGCGGCCGACGACATCGCCGGCGGCGTGCGCGCGCTGCAGCCTTGA